From the Amycolatopsis thermoflava N1165 genome, one window contains:
- a CDS encoding acyl-CoA dehydrogenase, with protein MVHTPQGAGFDDVLAELAQRRQEFREQRYVPKDFVARLKQIGIYRAATPGKFGGQPLPPAEFLDTIERISVVDGSTGWVASFGSAQVYLAALPLDTQAELYRDGPDVAFAGALFPMQRAAATERGYLVDGHWKFASGCMGADLIGVGLPGDEDSGGKPRTAVLRPDQVEIVQDWDVVGMRATGSFDIVVRGVEVPREWTFIRGGAPTVDEPLYHYPTIAYASQVLAVVGAGVARAALDHAKQVGGGYTGVTGAPKLADRAYYRTEVARAEADLSSARAWFYDLSDQVWQHVLRGDTATDEHNARLRLASAHLARVASGVVDRLVEISGTAPIYTEHPLRDLAGDALVPKQHAFLGPAIFDSAGAVLMGLPPTSPGFR; from the coding sequence ATGGTGCACACCCCGCAGGGCGCCGGGTTCGACGACGTCCTGGCCGAGCTCGCGCAGCGGCGGCAGGAGTTCCGCGAGCAGCGCTACGTGCCGAAGGACTTCGTCGCACGGCTCAAGCAGATCGGGATCTACCGGGCGGCGACGCCGGGCAAGTTCGGCGGGCAGCCGCTGCCGCCCGCCGAGTTCCTCGACACCATCGAGCGGATCTCGGTCGTCGACGGTTCCACCGGCTGGGTCGCGAGCTTCGGCTCCGCGCAGGTCTACCTGGCCGCGCTGCCGCTGGACACCCAGGCCGAGCTGTACCGCGACGGCCCGGACGTGGCCTTCGCCGGCGCGTTGTTCCCGATGCAGCGCGCCGCCGCCACCGAGCGCGGCTACCTGGTCGACGGGCACTGGAAGTTCGCCAGCGGCTGCATGGGCGCCGACCTGATCGGCGTCGGCCTGCCCGGCGACGAGGACTCCGGCGGCAAGCCGCGCACCGCGGTCCTGCGGCCGGACCAGGTCGAGATCGTCCAGGACTGGGACGTCGTGGGCATGCGGGCCACCGGCTCGTTCGACATCGTCGTGCGCGGGGTCGAGGTGCCCCGCGAGTGGACCTTCATCCGCGGCGGCGCGCCGACCGTGGACGAGCCGCTGTACCACTACCCGACGATCGCCTACGCCTCCCAGGTCCTCGCCGTGGTCGGCGCGGGCGTGGCGCGGGCGGCCCTGGACCACGCGAAGCAGGTCGGCGGCGGCTACACCGGTGTGACCGGCGCGCCGAAGCTCGCCGACCGGGCCTACTACCGCACCGAGGTCGCCCGCGCCGAGGCGGACCTGAGCTCGGCCCGCGCCTGGTTCTACGACCTGAGCGACCAGGTGTGGCAGCACGTGCTGCGCGGCGACACCGCCACCGACGAGCACAACGCCCGGCTGCGGCTGGCCTCCGCGCACCTGGCCCGCGTGGCCTCCGGCGTGGTGGACCGGCTGGTCGAGATCTCCGGCACCGCCCCGATCTACACCGAGCACCCGCTGCGTGACCTGGCCGGCGACGCGCTGGTGCCCAAGCAGCACGCCTTCCTCGGGCCGGCGATCTTCGACTCCGCCGGGGCCGTCCTCATGGGACTGCCGCCCACCAGCCCCGGCTTCCGCTGA
- a CDS encoding ATP-binding protein codes for MQVDPRAPELVTEDFVAMLNASRMCVLVHDAATKNILWANPAACEMLEWSVAELRPLKANHMSSTARQYDRVIGRAWLQDAVEKGTNSIEWHYRSRTGRVIPTEAIAIRVELAQGPAVMVQFRDIEREQEIEQELRRTASYMDALAHRTSTIALMLDRDGVLRFATDTALKVIGADSGQPLGPLSGYGTLRLAGRPASWPEVLERADPVTTVQLALTGADEPVWLEGSLERLQETGGDALLMILHDVSGRVQADLRRERELQQENYLARYNAMGDMAMAIAHELGQPLAAAANFLGGAARHASGTAAEQVRFGIDSAVRQIDRASAIVAALRAFVGHLEHVRQVADLAEIVTECLYFVRLRADAAGVDVVVREPPGPVPVRCERVLTGQVVLNFCFNAIDEVAAFGPERREIVLTTRAEGGEGVLTVEDWGRGLPRDPFAESFTSKEHGSGIGLALSHRIITRQHGRIWAEPRDGAGSRFGFALPLAETAGT; via the coding sequence ATGCAGGTGGATCCACGCGCGCCCGAACTGGTCACCGAGGACTTCGTGGCCATGCTCAACGCCAGCCGCATGTGCGTGCTGGTGCACGACGCGGCGACGAAGAACATCCTGTGGGCCAACCCGGCGGCGTGCGAGATGCTCGAGTGGAGCGTGGCCGAGCTGCGTCCGCTCAAGGCGAACCACATGAGCAGCACCGCGCGCCAGTACGACCGCGTGATCGGCCGCGCGTGGCTGCAGGACGCGGTGGAGAAGGGCACGAACAGCATCGAGTGGCACTACCGGTCCCGCACGGGACGGGTGATCCCGACCGAGGCCATCGCGATCCGCGTGGAACTCGCGCAGGGGCCCGCGGTGATGGTGCAGTTCCGCGACATCGAGCGGGAGCAGGAGATCGAGCAGGAGCTGCGGCGCACCGCGTCCTACATGGACGCGCTGGCGCACCGCACGTCCACGATCGCGCTGATGCTGGACCGCGACGGCGTGCTGCGGTTCGCCACCGACACGGCGCTGAAGGTGATCGGCGCGGACAGCGGGCAGCCGCTCGGCCCGCTGTCGGGGTACGGCACGCTGCGGCTGGCCGGCCGCCCGGCGTCCTGGCCGGAGGTACTGGAGCGGGCCGATCCGGTGACCACGGTGCAGCTCGCGCTCACCGGCGCCGACGAGCCGGTGTGGCTGGAGGGCAGCCTCGAACGGCTCCAGGAGACCGGCGGGGACGCGTTGCTGATGATCCTGCACGACGTGTCCGGCCGCGTGCAGGCGGACCTCCGCCGGGAACGCGAGCTGCAGCAGGAGAACTACCTGGCGCGCTACAACGCGATGGGCGACATGGCGATGGCGATCGCGCACGAGCTGGGCCAGCCGCTCGCGGCGGCGGCGAACTTCCTCGGCGGCGCCGCGCGGCACGCGTCCGGGACGGCCGCGGAGCAGGTGCGGTTCGGCATCGACAGCGCGGTCCGGCAGATCGACCGCGCGAGCGCCATCGTCGCGGCCCTGCGCGCGTTCGTCGGGCACCTCGAGCACGTGCGCCAGGTGGCCGACCTCGCCGAGATCGTCACCGAATGCCTGTACTTCGTGCGGCTGCGGGCGGACGCGGCCGGCGTCGACGTGGTGGTCCGCGAGCCGCCCGGTCCGGTGCCGGTGCGGTGCGAACGGGTGCTGACCGGGCAGGTGGTCCTCAACTTCTGCTTCAACGCCATCGACGAGGTGGCGGCCTTCGGCCCGGAACGCCGCGAGATCGTGCTGACCACGCGCGCCGAGGGCGGGGAGGGCGTGCTGACGGTGGAGGACTGGGGACGGGGCCTGCCGCGGGACCCGTTCGCCGAGTCGTTCACCTCGAAGGAGCACGGCAGCGGCATCGGCCTGGCGCTGTCGCACCGGATCATCACGCGCCAGCACGGCCGCATCTGGGCCGAGCCCCGCGACGGCGCGGGCTCGCGGTTCGGGTTCGCCCTGCCTCTCGCGGAAACAGCTGGGACGTAA
- a CDS encoding flavin reductase, which produces MPELTRQQTEFRAAMANLSAAVTVITTDGPRGRAGMTVSAACSVTDSPPTVLVCVNRTARSHDVLVGNGRLAVNVLGAGQEDLALHFAGATGVPTAERFTDGRWDLATHGVPVLTGACASVVGTVVAEQASGSHSVLFVEVDTVITGDDPAALVYFQRRFHSLGTTAA; this is translated from the coding sequence GTGCCCGAGCTGACCCGGCAGCAGACCGAGTTCCGCGCCGCGATGGCCAACCTCTCGGCGGCGGTCACCGTCATCACCACCGACGGTCCCCGTGGCCGCGCCGGCATGACCGTGAGCGCGGCCTGTTCGGTGACCGACTCGCCGCCGACCGTGCTGGTCTGCGTGAACCGCACCGCCCGCTCGCACGACGTGCTGGTCGGCAACGGCAGGCTGGCGGTGAACGTGCTGGGCGCCGGCCAGGAGGACCTGGCGCTGCACTTCGCGGGCGCCACCGGTGTGCCCACCGCGGAGCGGTTCACCGACGGGCGGTGGGACCTGGCGACGCACGGGGTGCCGGTGCTCACCGGGGCGTGCGCCTCGGTGGTCGGCACCGTCGTCGCCGAGCAGGCGTCGGGGTCGCACTCGGTGCTGTTCGTCGAGGTGGACACCGTGATCACCGGGGACGACCCCGCGGCGCTGGTGTACTTCCAGCGCCGGTTCCACAGCCTCGGCACCACTGCGGCGTAG
- a CDS encoding amidase family protein: MNPLRAPWSLRELVTGSAGGALRRSRERIAETEPALRAWVELAWPEPVAGGPLGGVPLGVKDIIDVAGLPTRCGSGLRAGSPPAAADAAIVTAWRRAGAVPVGKTVTTEFAFFSPGPTDNPSAPGHTPGGSSSGSAAAVASGQVPLALGSQTAGSVIRPASFCGVAAMVLSHGRFPVDGVTGLSPSLDSHGFYTARVSDLALAHAALTGSPDAAGLPARPPRLLLWTGIAGPAMRAALAVARDRLVTAGAVVEAFPDERLIAELTAAHPVVMAYEAARERAAELARVAELSAPLANLLQTGARTPEAEYRRAREFVRSAASAVSDFLGSYDAILGPAAPGPPPEGLAGTGDPVLSRPWQALGVPQVAVPGLSTEDGLPLGVQLIGRAQEETGLLTTACWVERALAE, from the coding sequence GTGAACCCGCTGCGCGCGCCGTGGTCCCTGCGTGAGCTGGTGACCGGCTCGGCGGGCGGGGCGCTGCGGCGGTCCCGCGAGCGCATCGCCGAGACGGAGCCGGCGCTGCGGGCGTGGGTGGAGCTGGCGTGGCCGGAGCCGGTCGCGGGCGGCCCGCTCGGCGGGGTGCCGCTCGGGGTGAAGGACATCATCGACGTGGCCGGCCTGCCCACCCGGTGCGGATCCGGCCTGCGCGCGGGCAGCCCGCCCGCCGCGGCCGACGCCGCGATCGTGACGGCGTGGCGGCGGGCGGGCGCGGTGCCGGTCGGCAAGACGGTGACCACGGAGTTCGCGTTCTTCTCCCCCGGCCCGACGGACAACCCGAGCGCGCCGGGCCACACGCCGGGTGGGTCGTCGAGCGGCTCGGCGGCGGCGGTCGCGTCGGGGCAGGTGCCGCTCGCACTCGGGTCGCAGACCGCCGGTTCGGTGATCCGGCCGGCGTCGTTCTGCGGGGTCGCGGCGATGGTGCTGAGCCACGGCCGGTTCCCGGTCGACGGGGTCACCGGGCTGAGCCCGAGCCTGGACAGCCACGGCTTCTACACCGCGCGGGTGTCGGATCTGGCGCTGGCTCACGCGGCGCTGACCGGTTCGCCGGACGCGGCCGGACTGCCCGCCCGTCCCCCGCGGCTGCTGCTGTGGACGGGCATCGCCGGGCCCGCGATGCGTGCGGCGCTGGCGGTTGCGAGGGACCGCCTGGTGACCGCGGGCGCCGTGGTGGAGGCGTTCCCGGACGAGCGGCTGATCGCGGAGCTGACCGCGGCGCACCCGGTGGTGATGGCGTACGAGGCGGCGCGCGAACGGGCCGCCGAGCTGGCGCGGGTGGCGGAGTTGAGCGCGCCGCTGGCGAACCTGCTGCAGACGGGCGCCCGCACCCCGGAGGCGGAGTACCGACGGGCGCGGGAGTTCGTGCGGTCGGCCGCGTCGGCGGTGTCGGATTTCCTGGGTTCCTACGACGCGATCCTCGGCCCCGCGGCGCCCGGTCCCCCACCGGAGGGCCTGGCCGGCACGGGAGACCCGGTGCTGAGCCGGCCGTGGCAGGCGCTGGGTGTTCCGCAGGTGGCCGTGCCGGGCTTGTCCACTGAGGACGGGCTGCCGCTGGGGGTGCAACTGATCGGCCGGGCGCAGGAGGAGACCGGACTGCTGACAACGGCTTGCTGGGTGGAACGCGCATTGGCGGAGTGA
- a CDS encoding response regulator transcription factor encodes MTDAVVHIVDDDEGLRQSLAFLLESVGIQALTYPDAPAFLAEFDPDEPAVVIVDVRMPGMSGFQLQEELTARGYPAPVVFCSAHGDIPMSVRAMTRGAVDFLEKPYEPQRILEVVQRQQQDACRRFTREAARRAVEARLAQLTQREREVLRLVVEGVSSQMAANRLGTSVKTIDVHRARIKAKTGAESLGALVHDILTHRVVV; translated from the coding sequence ATGACCGACGCGGTGGTGCACATCGTCGACGACGACGAGGGCCTGCGGCAGTCGCTGGCGTTCCTGCTGGAGAGCGTCGGGATCCAGGCGCTGACCTACCCCGACGCGCCCGCCTTCCTGGCCGAGTTCGACCCGGACGAGCCCGCGGTGGTGATCGTCGACGTGCGGATGCCCGGCATGAGCGGGTTCCAGCTGCAGGAGGAACTGACCGCCCGCGGCTACCCGGCGCCGGTCGTGTTCTGCTCCGCGCACGGCGACATCCCGATGTCGGTGCGCGCCATGACCCGCGGCGCCGTGGATTTCCTGGAGAAACCGTACGAGCCGCAGCGGATCCTGGAAGTGGTGCAGCGGCAGCAGCAGGACGCATGCCGGCGGTTCACCCGCGAGGCGGCGCGCCGGGCGGTGGAGGCGCGTCTGGCGCAGCTGACCCAGCGGGAACGCGAGGTGCTGCGGCTGGTGGTCGAAGGGGTGTCGAGCCAGATGGCGGCGAACCGCCTGGGCACGAGCGTGAAGACGATCGACGTGCACCGGGCGCGGATCAAGGCGAAGACCGGGGCGGAGAGCCTGGGCGCGCTGGTGCACGACATCCTCACGCACCGCGTGGTGGTGTGA
- a CDS encoding nuclear transport factor 2 family protein, whose product MTDTALEALARRVEVLEAEAEIRRLQARYMFLCDTPLPEYGISDDAKRIELILELYTEDAVWEGVGEYYDGQFGRAEGKQAIREHFERFWGEKRDPALLLNAHYLTSEQIHVHGGTADGQWIHMQPWLFSDGSALLRSSRLNNAFRKEDGGWRITRTRTENVFVAPLPDHFAGDHPSVSVLMKP is encoded by the coding sequence TTGACCGACACCGCTCTCGAAGCACTCGCCCGGCGGGTCGAGGTGCTCGAGGCCGAAGCCGAAATCCGCCGGCTACAGGCTCGTTACATGTTCCTGTGCGACACGCCGCTGCCCGAGTACGGGATCTCCGACGACGCGAAGCGCATCGAGCTGATCCTGGAGCTCTACACCGAAGACGCGGTGTGGGAGGGCGTCGGCGAGTACTACGACGGCCAGTTCGGGCGGGCCGAGGGCAAGCAGGCCATCCGGGAGCACTTCGAGCGGTTCTGGGGCGAGAAGCGGGATCCCGCGCTGCTGTTGAACGCGCACTACCTGACGTCGGAGCAGATCCACGTGCACGGCGGCACCGCGGACGGGCAGTGGATCCACATGCAGCCGTGGCTGTTCTCGGACGGCAGCGCGCTGTTGCGGTCCAGCCGCCTGAACAACGCGTTCCGGAAGGAGGACGGCGGCTGGCGGATCACCCGCACCCGCACGGAGAACGTGTTCGTGGCGCCGCTGCCGGACCACTTCGCCGGCGACCACCCGTCGGTGTCGGTACTGATGAAGCCATGA
- a CDS encoding MFS transporter: protein MTTQGPAQPSLPRIGVAAAVGTSLELYDFQIYGTAAALVFGQVFFATGDAWFGTFMSLATFAIGFVAAPLGGAVFGWLGDRRGRKTALFGAFVLMGLATLGMGVLPTYAAVGVAAPVLLVLLRLCHGLARGGENSSAAVLAIEHAPQRRRGLYGSFVAIGSPVGTILANLAFTLVLLLPDEDVTGWGWRIPFLAGGLVLVVGLWIRKGVAESPVFREMAEHEGAREKAPLLAVVKANWRRLALVAGVNIGLTASTFALATFMLSYATARAPEGLGLPRQPIVNGSMIALVCHALCNVGAAWLSDRLGRKPVMLAGVVLSLGSALLMFPLSSAGTVTAVNTAVIIGFCATGVLFGPMYTFFSELFPREQRQSGVGVGYHIGAVLGGGISPMIANRIVAGTGDALNVGFYLAALLGLSLVCLLCLPETAPVRARRRNAAVPEPAR from the coding sequence ATGACCACACAGGGTCCCGCTCAGCCCAGCCTACCGCGCATCGGAGTGGCCGCCGCTGTCGGCACTTCGCTGGAGCTGTACGACTTCCAGATCTACGGAACCGCCGCCGCCCTGGTGTTCGGCCAGGTGTTCTTCGCCACCGGCGACGCGTGGTTCGGCACGTTCATGAGCCTCGCGACGTTCGCGATCGGCTTCGTCGCGGCCCCGCTGGGCGGCGCCGTCTTCGGCTGGCTCGGCGACCGCCGCGGCCGCAAGACGGCCCTGTTCGGCGCGTTCGTGCTGATGGGCCTGGCGACGCTGGGCATGGGCGTGCTGCCGACCTACGCGGCCGTCGGCGTCGCGGCCCCCGTCCTGCTGGTGCTGCTGCGGTTGTGCCACGGACTGGCCAGGGGCGGCGAGAACTCCAGCGCCGCCGTGCTGGCGATCGAGCACGCCCCGCAGCGGCGCCGCGGCCTGTACGGGTCCTTCGTCGCGATCGGCTCGCCGGTCGGCACGATCCTCGCCAACCTGGCCTTCACGCTGGTGCTGCTGCTCCCCGACGAGGACGTCACCGGCTGGGGCTGGCGCATCCCGTTCCTCGCCGGCGGCCTGGTGCTCGTGGTCGGGCTGTGGATCCGCAAGGGCGTCGCGGAGAGCCCGGTGTTCCGGGAGATGGCCGAGCACGAGGGCGCCCGGGAGAAGGCGCCGCTGCTGGCGGTCGTGAAGGCGAACTGGCGGCGGCTCGCGCTGGTCGCGGGTGTCAACATCGGGCTCACCGCGAGCACGTTCGCGCTGGCGACGTTCATGCTGTCCTACGCGACGGCCCGCGCCCCGGAGGGCCTGGGTCTGCCCCGCCAGCCCATCGTCAACGGCTCGATGATCGCCCTTGTCTGCCACGCGCTGTGCAACGTGGGCGCGGCGTGGCTGTCCGACCGGCTCGGCCGCAAACCGGTGATGCTGGCCGGTGTCGTCCTGTCGCTGGGCTCGGCGCTGCTGATGTTCCCGCTCAGCTCGGCGGGCACGGTCACCGCGGTCAACACCGCCGTGATCATCGGGTTCTGCGCCACCGGTGTCCTCTTCGGACCGATGTACACGTTCTTCTCCGAGCTGTTCCCGCGCGAGCAGCGCCAGTCCGGGGTGGGCGTGGGCTACCACATCGGCGCCGTGCTGGGCGGCGGCATCTCGCCGATGATCGCCAACCGGATCGTCGCAGGCACCGGGGACGCGCTCAACGTCGGCTTCTACCTGGCCGCGCTGCTGGGGCTGTCACTGGTGTGCCTGCTCTGCCTGCCCGAAACCGCGCCGGTGCGGGCGCGCCGCCGGAACGCGGCGGTGCCGGAGCCGGCCCGGTGA
- a CDS encoding TetR/AcrR family transcriptional regulator has translation MTNETAGASRGRARPHGTGREALLEAAVRVVARQGLRQLTYRSVAKEAGVNHGLVTHYFGSIDELTAQALRRSLDSSVPSVTPEPGSGRLDLLGDGLAEFVAEQPETQAFQYELTLESRRRPELAPQVRELYDGYRAAIRAELAAAGLDDEGLAALVFAALDGLVFQQICGVDELPTERVLDTLRHVLTRLRPES, from the coding sequence GTGACGAACGAGACGGCGGGTGCGTCCCGCGGGCGGGCGCGGCCGCACGGCACGGGCCGGGAGGCCCTGCTGGAGGCGGCGGTGCGGGTCGTGGCGCGCCAGGGGCTCCGGCAGCTCACCTACCGCTCGGTCGCGAAGGAGGCCGGTGTCAACCACGGGCTGGTGACCCACTACTTCGGCAGCATCGACGAGCTGACCGCCCAGGCCCTGCGGCGGTCCCTGGACAGCAGCGTGCCGTCGGTGACCCCCGAGCCGGGCTCGGGCAGGCTCGACCTGCTCGGCGACGGCCTCGCCGAGTTCGTCGCCGAGCAGCCCGAGACCCAGGCGTTCCAGTACGAGCTGACGCTGGAGTCGCGGCGCCGCCCCGAGCTCGCCCCGCAGGTCCGCGAGCTCTACGACGGCTACCGCGCGGCCATCCGCGCCGAGCTCGCCGCCGCCGGGCTGGACGATGAGGGCCTGGCCGCGCTGGTGTTCGCGGCCCTGGACGGCCTGGTCTTCCAGCAGATCTGCGGGGTCGACGAGCTGCCGACCGAACGGGTCCTCGACACCCTGCGCCACGTGCTCACGCGCCTGCGGCCGGAGAGCTGA